The genomic window CCAGAAGCCCCAGAGCAGCAGCGGTTTCCATGCCTTTGTGCAGCACCCCCACCGAACTGTTCTGAAACTCCGGGAGGCCAGAGTCCGACATGAAGGCTTTGAAGCCCACCACGCCTCCCTCGGCCAGTTCAGGCATCTGGTCGAGATTGATGGGGGTCAGGCCACCCCACAGGGCGTAGTCTGTCTGGGACTGCCCCATCGCCTGCTTTTTGAGGTCCAGACTCAGGGCATCCAGCGTGGTCGGCACCGAATTGAGGGGCATGTCCACGAAAACGCACCCTCCACCTGCTGCAAAAGCTCTGGACCCTGTGAAAACCCCTTCCCAGTGGGTGTTCCCCGGCTCATTGAAGTGCACATGCATGTCGATGACCCCAGAGACCAAAGTCAGGCCGTCTGCATCCAGCACCACACGGGCCGGGTCCAGAATCGGCTCGGGAGAGATTAAGGTGATTTTCTCGTCCTGCACTCCCAAAGAAACACTTTCACCAGAGGGAAGAATGGCATTCTGGACCAGCAAATCGTACATTTAAGACCCCCGATACGTGCTGTAACCAAACGCGGAAAGCAACAATGGCACATGATAATGCCTGCTCAGGTCCGTGACCGTAAAGCGGATCGGAACCATGGTCAAAAAGCCTCCAGTGATGCCAGCGGCGTTGTGGTACTCCAGCACATCAAATTCCAGCTCGTAAGTGCCCAGCGTCAACTCCTCTGGAGAGAGCAAAGGTGCACCTGTGCGGCCATCCTGATTGGTGGAGGTTTCTTTGAGCAGTTCCCGGGTTTCTCCCAGACGGTACAGCCTGATCACCAGACCTTCTGCTGGGGTCCCGAGGGTCAAATCCAGCACGTGCGTGGTCAGACCGGCCATGTGACCTCCTCATCGGCGTAGAGTTTCACCCGGTTCAGGTGGTGTTCGGCGTCTTCAAGGTAAAAGCTGCGGGTGATGCCATCAATCAGGCGCGGAATGGCGTACTTCATGCTGCTGATCGAGGCCCCACTGAGGCCCATGCTGGCCGTCGCACCAAAAGAGAAGTCGTACAGGTGCTTCAGGGGAGGGCAGGTCCCCGGCCGGTTTTCCTGAAAAGCATAATCCTGAGACAGGTAAGGGTAAGTGGCTGCCACCCCTCCTGCCAGAGGATGTTTTTCTCCCCACGTCAGGATGAAATCGCGAAACAGCTTGAACTCGGGGCGCACTTTGGGATTCACCTGAAAGCCCGTGCCGAAAATCACGAAATCAAAGCGCTCCTCTCCCTGATCGGTGGTGACCACCACCTGACCGTCCTCAAAACGGGCCGATTGCCAGTTGCACCCTGCATGAAGCGCAAAAGCCGGATGGTTGCGGGTGCGGGCCACATTGTCCTCGGTGGGAGGCTGAGGGGCCAGCAGAAATTGCAACCACTGGAGTTTCAGGTCATCGGGCAGGTCGGCGGTGTGCTTCAAAAACCCGGTGAACTCAAAAAACCGGTAGTAATTGACGTTTGGAAAGGACTTCTGGCGCATGTACAGGTCCACCCGTGCTCCAGCTTCCAGAGCGCTTCCGGCATTGTCAAAGGCACTCGCACCTGCCCCGAGCACCCCCACCCGTTTCCCGGCAAGGGCATCAAAATCAATCTCCTCACAGGTGTGGGCGTAATGGGACCTCGGGATGGAGGCGACATACTCGGGGCTTTTCCAGAACCCCGCCCCACCCATTCCGGTGGCCCACACCACCCGTCTGGCCCGGTGGGACTTCATGCCCTCGGGGGTGCGGTAAACCACCTCGAACCCTTTGTCCAGAGGGATGATTTTTTGCACTTTGGCATGGTTTTCCATGGGCACCTGCACCATCTGGCGGTACCAGCGCAAGTAGGCCATCCACAGGTCACGCGGAATTTTCCCCATGCTCTGGTACGCTTCCTCAGAGAAACGTGCCTCGAAATACGCCTGAAAGGTCAGGGAAGGCAAACCCAGATCCGGTCCGGTCAGGTGCTTGGGGGTGCGCAAGGTGCGCATGCGGGCAAAGGTCTCCCACACCCCCTCCTGCCCCTCGGGATGCTCATCCAGCACCAGAATGCGGTTCACCCGCTCACGCAGCAAACCAAAAGCGATGGCCAGACCTGCCTGACCTCCGCCGATGACCAGCACATCCAGCACCCCCGGCGTTTCAGGAATCCAATCTCGGGCCGGATAACGCAGCAACTCCAGGTCCTTTTTCACCCGTTCTTCCAGTTCAATGAGTGTCACTTCAGCACCCCCATCAAGCGGTGAAACACGATGCGTTCAATCTGCCTGAGGGCCTCGCGGCGCTCAGAGTCTGCGTCTCCCATCGACCTCAGTTCAAAGGCCTCAAGGATGGAATCCACGGTGTGGTCTTTGACTGCAATGATAAACGGAAACCCGAAGCGGCTTTTGTATTGGGTGTTCAAATTCTGGAATTTCTCGAAGCGCTCAGGGTCCAGACGGTCCAGACCTGCACCGCTCTGCTCTTCCAAAGAAGCGTCCGTGAGTTTCACTCTGGTGGCGAGGTCTGGGTGGGCACGGATCAAGGAAAGCTGCTCCTCCAGAGCAGCATCCTCCAGCACCAGATGAAAGGCCCAGAGCACCCCCTCTGGGTCTTTGAAGGGCAGGTAATGGGCTGCCCTTTCCACCACCCAGGGGGAATGTTCAAACAGCCATCCCAATTCACGGACAAAAGCCACGCGGTCCAGCGTTTCGAGGGTTGCAAAGTTCAACATCTCGTGCTCCTTTCGCCCGAACATCTCGGGAGGGAGTGCATCTTGAACTTCAGAAGGCGGATTTTTGACGGGGGCAAGAGGGCTTTTTGGGCGGGGAAACGCCAAATTTAAGGTAGTTTAGGGGGTGGGGGAGGGATTGTCAATTGAGGCCGAGGGCAGAGGGCCGAGAGCCGAGGGCAAAAGAAGCCAAGGCGAAAAGCAGAAGGCTGAGGGTGAACAAGAGATGCCGAGGGCCGAGAGCCAAGGGGCGAGGGCAAACTGAGCTTTCGCTTTGGCTTACAGGGCGAGACAAGCCTCGCCCCTACAATGCCTTTTGCCCAAGCTGTTTTTTGCCCTCGGCTCTCGGCCCTGAGCCCTCGGCAAAGGCGAGGCTTGCCGAGCCTTTCACACCTCCCCCAGATCCTTCAGCACCCCGGCCAGCACCTGCACCCCAAGCAAGATGTGCTCTGGGCTGGCGTATTCGTCTGGCCTGTGGCTGATGCCGTCTTTGCAAGGAATGAAAATCATGGCATTCGGTGCGATGCGGGCCATGAACAGGCTGTCGTGGTACGCCCGAGAAACCATGTTCTGATAAGGAATGCCCAGCTTTTCACAGTTCATCTGGATGGTTTTCACCAGCATGGGGTCTGAGGCACAGGGCGGGTCTTGATTGAGCATTTCCACTTCCAGCCTGATGCCCCGTTTCTTGCAGATGTCCTCTGCGGCCTGCATCAAGGCTGAAAGCACCCGGTCCCTTCTGACTTCATCAATGTCCCTGAGGTCCACCCCGAGTTCCACCTGAGAGGGAATGCTGTTGATGGCGTTCGGATGCACTTTCACCAAGCCCACTGTGCCCACGGTGTCTGGTCCGCCGTGGTCCTTGACGGCCTGTTCGATGCACAGGGCGATTTCACTGGCTGCCAGAAAAGCATCTTTGCGCTCTGGCATGAGGACTGCACCTGCATGGCCCCCCTGCCCTTTCAGGTGCAACTTGAAGCTGCTGGGGGCGGCAATGGCCGTGACCACCCCGATGGGCAATCCGGCTTTTTCAAGGTTGGGCATTTGCTCGATGTGCAGTTCCACAAAAGCAAAATAGTGGTTTCTGGAGAGGGCCACGCTGCTCAGATCCCCAGAGAACCCGCCTTCCAGACGTGCATCTTCAAAGGTCATTCCCTGCTGGTCTTTCAAGAGGATGGCCTGCTCTGGAGTGAGTGCCCCAGACAGCATTCTGGACCCGAGGCACCCCACCCCAAACCGTGTGGGCTCCTCTGCGTTGAAAATCAGGAGTTCGATGCTTCTTCTGGGCTGAAACCCCGAGCGTTTCAGGGCACGCATGGCCTCAAGGCCTCCCAGTACCCCCACTGTTCCGTCATATTTCCCGGCGTGTGGGATGGCATCCACATGGGACCCCGTGCCCACTTTCGGCAGCCTCGGGTTTTTGCCCTCAAAGGTCGCAAAAAGGTTCCCGATGGCATCCTCCCGCCACGAGAAACCCGCCTGTTCAATCAGGATTTTCAGGTAAGTGCGGGCTTTCTGGTCCTGTTGTGCCCACAAAATCCGGGTGACCGAAGGGGGCGAAGTGTCGCTGAAGGTGGAAAGCTCCTCCAGTTCTTGCATCAGTTGATCGATGTTGATGTTCAGGTGGGTCATTTTTTCCTCTGGTTGGGGAGTTTGGAGTTCACAGGGAAATGGTGTGGGAGGGGATGGGGTAAGGTCTTGTAGGGCAAGATTCATGGAAGAAGTGTGTCTGAGATGGCTTGTGAAGGTGAGGTGGGCTAGATCTCGTTGACCATTTCTAGCGGTTGGGCGAGGCACGCCTCGCCCCTACAGGCTGATCTGGAATTCCTGCCTTTGGGCGCAGCACGCTGCGCCCCTACACAATTGCTTTGAGCATTTATGCCGTGTGGAACATGATGCTCTCGGCTCTCGGCTCTCGGCTCTCGGCTCTCGGCAAGACTTGACAACCACTGTCAAAATCATCCATCGCGTTTTCCACCTCTACAAATACGGATGCCGATTCACATCCTTGTAAATCAAATACCCCGAGACCCCATTGGACGCGGCAAACCACTGCGGGCAATATGGGGCCATGTAGATCACGTCTCCGGCTTTCACGGCATGGTGGTCTTCATGCAGCAGGTAAATGCCTTCCCCTTGCAGCATCACCAGACCGTGTTCCATCACATGGATTTCCACGAAGGGCAAACTGACTCCGG from Deinococcus misasensis DSM 22328 includes these protein-coding regions:
- a CDS encoding M20 family metallo-hydrolase; the encoded protein is MTHLNINIDQLMQELEELSTFSDTSPPSVTRILWAQQDQKARTYLKILIEQAGFSWREDAIGNLFATFEGKNPRLPKVGTGSHVDAIPHAGKYDGTVGVLGGLEAMRALKRSGFQPRRSIELLIFNAEEPTRFGVGCLGSRMLSGALTPEQAILLKDQQGMTFEDARLEGGFSGDLSSVALSRNHYFAFVELHIEQMPNLEKAGLPIGVVTAIAAPSSFKLHLKGQGGHAGAVLMPERKDAFLAASEIALCIEQAVKDHGGPDTVGTVGLVKVHPNAINSIPSQVELGVDLRDIDEVRRDRVLSALMQAAEDICKKRGIRLEVEMLNQDPPCASDPMLVKTIQMNCEKLGIPYQNMVSRAYHDSLFMARIAPNAMIFIPCKDGISHRPDEYASPEHILLGVQVLAGVLKDLGEV
- the uraD gene encoding 2-oxo-4-hydroxy-4-carboxy-5-ureidoimidazoline decarboxylase, with the translated sequence MLNFATLETLDRVAFVRELGWLFEHSPWVVERAAHYLPFKDPEGVLWAFHLVLEDAALEEQLSLIRAHPDLATRVKLTDASLEEQSGAGLDRLDPERFEKFQNLNTQYKSRFGFPFIIAVKDHTVDSILEAFELRSMGDADSERREALRQIERIVFHRLMGVLK
- the uraH gene encoding hydroxyisourate hydrolase, with translation MAGLTTHVLDLTLGTPAEGLVIRLYRLGETRELLKETSTNQDGRTGAPLLSPEELTLGTYELEFDVLEYHNAAGITGGFLTMVPIRFTVTDLSRHYHVPLLLSAFGYSTYRGS
- a CDS encoding NAD(P)-binding domain-containing protein; amino-acid sequence: MTLIELEERVKKDLELLRYPARDWIPETPGVLDVLVIGGGQAGLAIAFGLLRERVNRILVLDEHPEGQEGVWETFARMRTLRTPKHLTGPDLGLPSLTFQAYFEARFSEEAYQSMGKIPRDLWMAYLRWYRQMVQVPMENHAKVQKIIPLDKGFEVVYRTPEGMKSHRARRVVWATGMGGAGFWKSPEYVASIPRSHYAHTCEEIDFDALAGKRVGVLGAGASAFDNAGSALEAGARVDLYMRQKSFPNVNYYRFFEFTGFLKHTADLPDDLKLQWLQFLLAPQPPTEDNVARTRNHPAFALHAGCNWQSARFEDGQVVVTTDQGEERFDFVIFGTGFQVNPKVRPEFKLFRDFILTWGEKHPLAGGVAATYPYLSQDYAFQENRPGTCPPLKHLYDFSFGATASMGLSGASISSMKYAIPRLIDGITRSFYLEDAEHHLNRVKLYADEEVTWPV